The Myxococcales bacterium DNA window GCCATGGCCCTCTCGATCTACGAGGTGCTCCTCGATCGCGGCCGCATCGATCGCGGCGCGCTGGCTCGGCGCTTCGAGAACGCTACCGCGCCGATCCGGCGGCGCGGTTACGGCGGCGCGGCCCACGACATCCTGGCGAAGCTCGCCGACGGCGCACCTTGGAACGAGGTGGCGCGCGAACCGTTCGACGGACAGGGCTCGATGGGCAACGGCGGCGCCATGCGCTCTCGGCGCTCGTCGGCGATTCTTCTCGAAAGACCTCGACGCCGTGGTCGAAAACGCGCGCGCGTCCGCCGAGCCGACGCATGCGCACCCGGAACGCTGCCGGCGCTATTGCCGTCGCCTCGGCGACGGCGTCTTCGCGGCGCGACGCGGCGACGGAGAGGCCTTTGCGGCGGCGCAGTTTTTCGCGCAGATCGCAGAGCGCACGCCGGCGGGCGCAACGCGGAGACGGCACCGAGCAGGCGCGGCGGTTCTTCTCTCCGAACCGCCGGAACCGGCGGCAGCGCTCCCCGGCAGCGGCAGTCGCGTTATCTCCCTCCGACACGGTGCCGTTCTCACTTTGGTGCGCAGCGTCACATGGACGACTTCGAAGCCGCCCTTTGGTCACCCGTGAGCGGCCCGGCGATCGCGACACCACCTGCGCCATCGGCGGCATCGTCGCGCTCTCGT harbors:
- a CDS encoding ADP-ribosylglycohydrolase family protein, producing MTTAKASLFDIAPEDRARSRPLSPLGLARLSLEGLSIGDAFGERFFGSPATVQSLIEQRAMPREPWHWTDDTAMALSIYEVLLDRGRIDRGALARRFENATAPIRRRGYGGAAHDILAKLADGAPWNEVAREPFDGQGSMGNGGAMRSRRSSAILLERPRRRGRKRARVRRADACAPGTLPALLPSPRRRRLRGATRRRRGLCGGAVFRADRRAHAGGRNAETAPSRRGGSSLRTAGTGGSAPRQRQSRYLPPTRCRSHFGAQRHMDDFEAALWSPVSGPAIATPPAPSAASSRSRRVQRHPGGSRELTSRLILGDTLSGTLSAVETTGRPAAGALEAQEEKEEQDRHKSRKATTDPRLIFPVRG